ATCGGCGCCATGGAAGCGGAAAAAACCCAACTGGCCGTGGACTATCACCGCCATGTGCGTGCCCTGAAGGCCGATCCGTCGCGGCTTCATGCTGCGCCCGACGCGCTGCGGGCCCGCCTGCGCGCCGCCATCGGCTCGCTTGAAAGCAAACTTGAGGACAACACGCGCTATCTGGGTGCCGCGAAAGAAATATCCGAGGGGATTGTAGCGGCCGCTGCTCGCGCTGCCAGCGAAGCGCGCGCACCTACAATCGGCTACGCGCCCAAATCCACAGCAAAGCAACGGCCGCTGGCCGCAACGGCCACCATCGCACTCGACAAGCGCGTTTAGCAAACCGTTCCCTCACACGTGCCTGTTACCTAAACCTTGCATTGCGACGGCTCAATTAAGCCGTCGTTTACTCCTGACTGGGCAAAATGTGCCCATGTCTGCCCGTGCAGTCATGCGAGCAGTGGGATGCCCGCTCAACCGGGGGGCGCGACCCTAGAAAAGGGTGCTGCCATGGAAAGTATTTCTGGCCCGAAGCCTGTTGTAGCGCCTGCACCGCAGGCCCCACGCATATCCACCTCCAGCACAGACCTTGTTGCCGGCCAGCGCGCTGTTGCGCCTGCCGAACGCAGCAGCCGACCTGGCCCCGACGCCAAAAAAGCATCGGACAGCGCGCAACTCCAAAAGGTGCTGGAAAAACTCGAAGCCCGCCTGTCGTTCAATGTCAGCTTCGATATTACATTTGATGACACCATCAAACGTGAAGTCGTGCGCGGCGTGAGCAAGGTCACCGGCGAAACCGTGATCGAGTTCCCCACCGAACAGATGCAACGGCTGATCCGTGGCCTGCGCGAAGACCTGGGCTTGGCGGTGGATAAAAAGGCCTGAGCCAAATTAACAGCCCGGTAACCACGATCTGCGACATCAGGTAGGGCACTATTGCCTGATCCAGATTCGCAAGAGGTTGCCTATGTCCGGTTCCTTACCGCAAACGACAGCAAACGCCGTTGCCGAGGATTTCAGCCGCGCCATTGAAAGCCATCAAAAAGGCAAGCTGGACCGGGCCAAACGCGGCTACAAACGGGTGCTGAAAAAAGCTCCCGACCACGCCTCGGCCATTCACATGCTCGGCGTACTTGATTTGCAGCGCGGCAACCCGCGCGCCGCAAGTGAGCTTATTGAAAAATCCGTTGCCCTTAATCCCACCATGGCCGCGGCGCATTACAATCTGGCCCGCTGTTACAAGGCACTGAATGAGTTTGAGGCTGCTGCCCGAAGTGTTGAGCAGTGCCTGACCATCACGCCGGATGACCTGGACGCACTCATTCTTTATGGCAACACGCTTACCGAGCTTGATCGCAAGGAGGAGTCTGTCGCGGCGTTTTCCAGCGCCCTGAAAATTGATCCGGCCCTGGACCCGGTGCGCGCTGAACGCCTAAGCCTCAATCTGGCACTGGGCAACGAAAACGCCATTGTGGCCGATCTGGAATATCTCGCGGCCAACGCGAAAGAACCCGCACTCATGCTGCGTGAAGTCGCCAAGCGACGTGTGGACCAGAACAGCAGACCCGATGCCCTGCGCGTGCTCAAAAAAGCACTGGATGTTGACCCCACTGACAGGCTCACACGCTCCTCTTACGCCGGCATCCTTATTGATCTGGAACGCAACGGCGAAGCCCTGCCCCTCGTGCAGGGTCTGCTTGATGAATACCCTGACGACCTCATGGCACGGCTCAAGATGGGGTTTTTGCTGGCCAACATGAAACGCTTCAAGGACGCCCTGCCGATCCTTGAGCATGTCTATGCGCACCGGCCCAACGACGAGGCCTTGCTGTTGAAGCTGGCCTTCACGTACCAAACCCTTGAACGGTTTGACGACGCGATTGCGCATTATGAAAAGCTGAAAATACTCGCCCCCACCGAAGCCCGCACCTGGGCCAACCTTGTTGGCCTGTACATCGGCATCGAGGAGTATGAGAAGGCGATTGAGGAAGGCATGGAGGCGCTGCGCATCAATCCCGATGTTGAGCAGAGCTACCTCAACATGGCCGTGCTGTTTCAGCGTTTTGGCGACTTTGACCGCGCGGCCGACCTCTACCGCCGCGCCCTGGAAATCAACCCGGACTACTCAACCGCAGGCTCAAACCTTTCCCACTTGCTGCTGGC
The window above is part of the Pyruvatibacter sp. genome. Proteins encoded here:
- a CDS encoding flagellar protein FlaG, which encodes MESISGPKPVVAPAPQAPRISTSSTDLVAGQRAVAPAERSSRPGPDAKKASDSAQLQKVLEKLEARLSFNVSFDITFDDTIKREVVRGVSKVTGETVIEFPTEQMQRLIRGLREDLGLAVDKKA
- a CDS encoding tetratricopeptide repeat protein, producing MSGSLPQTTANAVAEDFSRAIESHQKGKLDRAKRGYKRVLKKAPDHASAIHMLGVLDLQRGNPRAASELIEKSVALNPTMAAAHYNLARCYKALNEFEAAARSVEQCLTITPDDLDALILYGNTLTELDRKEESVAAFSSALKIDPALDPVRAERLSLNLALGNENAIVADLEYLAANAKEPALMLREVAKRRVDQNSRPDALRVLKKALDVDPTDRLTRSSYAGILIDLERNGEALPLVQGLLDEYPDDLMARLKMGFLLANMKRFKDALPILEHVYAHRPNDEALLLKLAFTYQTLERFDDAIAHYEKLKILAPTEARTWANLVGLYIGIEEYEKAIEEGMEALRINPDVEQSYLNMAVLFQRFGDFDRAADLYRRALEINPDYSTAGSNLSHLLLAHGHIEDGWDLYAHGFNAGLRTPLRQFNTGHWQGEDISDRSILVWKEQGIGDDLRFMSCIPDLIARAGQVIIETDKRLVSLYQRSFPEAIVREERTKPSLVPYGPPDFSTTTPAGQLATHFRRSLADFPAEDGYLKPDPQRVAYWREKVEAAGDGIRVGLAWRSMHRNVTRNRTYSQLEDWARLIATPGITAINLQYDDPSDEVKALAEKTGLTLHVMEGLNLKDELDEAAALTKACDLVISAGTSVADMAAAVGTPAIFYGEAHHPMQLGTDHFPWYPSARFVGIEAKQPISEIVDIITRDVQAFAERYRTGEFS